A segment of the Ochotona princeps isolate mOchPri1 chromosome 16, mOchPri1.hap1, whole genome shotgun sequence genome:
gccacaggcagggagctggatgggaagtggaatagctggggcgtgaaccggcgcccatgtgggatgcctgcacttggaagtagaggattagccagttgagccgtcatgccaggcccattttgCCACATTCTCTGCAGATGTCCTaggcacacacgtgtgtgctgtTTTCCGCTAAAGGTAGAGACGAGTGTCAGAGTGAGTGACTCTTGAGAATGACAGTATCGTGGGAGCAGAAAGACCGGATTGTGTGCCCTGCACAGGACACCTGCACTTGCTACTGCGGAATGGGACACTGGGCAGGTGGCCTTTCCCAGCCCACGTGGCTGCAGACAGTGGGCGGCAGGACACACTGTAGGTGTTGGGGCCTGGTGCTCAGAGCTCTTCCCACGAAAACCCATTGGCTGTTGTAATCTGAGCTTCATCGCTATTCCTTACATTcttacacatttgtttttatttattcagtttgCACATTTGTCTGTAGTAGGGCTTGTCAAACTCTCCACGGAGTACCTGTAATTCAGATTCCAGATTCTCCCCTCCGCCCCAGCTGCAGCAGACGCGTATAAAGGGACGGTGTGAGTGGGTCCTGGTGACTACTTGCAGATgcaggcagtgggcagcagggtgCAGCCCCTGGGAAGGGTAAACTCAGGCCGGAGATCTGTCTGCAAGTGTGAGTGCCTCGCTTTAATCTGGGTGCTTGCTCGTCTCTCGTCCTCGCCGGCCAGGGCACGCAACGCTGTATCAAGACCACATCAGGAAGAAGTTTTCTGAGTGGGAGCCCCTTGCTGCAGCCCGTGAAGTCTGCAACCTGATGCCCAGCCAGGCGGAATGGGAGTTCATGTCTCCCCTTTTTGCTCCTGGGGACGCAGGAGAGCAGGCACACACGGTGGTCTTCCAGGGGTCACCGGGCATGGGTAAGACAGCACTGATGTGgaagctgctgctggcctgggctgaGGGCAGCCTCTACCAAGATCGCTTCACCTACATCTTCTACCTGTGCTGTCACAAGCTGAAGCCGCTGGCGCCCATGAGCCTGGCTGAGCTGCTGGCCCGCGACTGGCCCGATGCCGCAGCCTCCGCGGCGGAGATCCTGGCCCTGCCAGAGAGACTCCTGTTCATGGTGGACAGCTTGGAGGAGCTGGGCTGTGACCTGCTCGAGCCCGAGTCGCCTCTGTGCAGCAGCTGGGCGGAGATACAGCCGATCCATGTGCTGCTGAACAGTCTGCTGGGGAAGACGCTGCTGCCCGAGGCCTCGCTGCTCATCGCCACCACCCCTGAGTGTGCCGAGAGACTTGCTACCAGGCTGCAAAACCCCAAAATCATAACCCTGAGGGGATTCAGTGAAAACCACCGCAAGCTGTATTTCTGCAACTGGTTCCAAAGCAACAGTAGAGCCATGGAGGCTTTCCGGTGCGTGAGAGAAAACCAATACATCTTCTCCATGTGCCAAAACCCGCAGCTGTGCTGGCTCACCTGTGCGTCCATGAAAGAAGAGATGGACCGTGGCAAAGACCCAGCCCTGAGCTGCAGGTGCGTAACCTCCCTGTTTGTCTCCTTCATTTTGAACTCATTCACACCCAAGGGGGCCAGAGGGCCACCACAGCAGAGCCGGGGTCAGTTGAAGGGCCTGTGTTCTCTGGCTGCCGAGGGTGTGTGGACCAACATGTCCACGTTCAGTCGGGAGGCCCTCCGCAGAAACGGGATCATGGACAGTGACGTGGCCACCCTGCTGGACGCCAGGGTCCTGCGGCGCAGGGCGGCCGAGGATTCTTATGCGTTGCTGCACGTGGTGGTGCAGGAGTTCTGTGCGGTGCTGTTCCACCTGCTGCAGCGTGGGGACCACCCGCACCCCGCAGTGCAGGATGTGGAGACGCTGCTGCTGAGGTTCCTGAGCAAAAGCAAGTCGCCCTGGATCTTCCTGGGGTGTTTCGTCTTTGGCCTGTTGAATGAGAGGGAGCAGGAAAGGCTGGACGCGTTGTTTGGCTGCCACCGGTCCcaggagagaaagcagcagctgcTCGGGCTCCTGCAGAGCCTGGATGAGCAGCAGGTGAACTTCGCCCTGCTCTTTTCCTGCCTCGCCGAGATCCAGGACGAAGCCTTCGTGCAGCAGACCATGGAGTCCTTCCAAGAGGTCGAAGTGGCCGTTGTCCACCCCTTCCAGCTGGCTGCTTCCGCCTACTGCCTAGGACACTGCTCCGGCCTGAGGAAGCTCTGCCTTTCTATCCAGAATGTGTTTCCAGAAGAAGATGGAGGCGGACAGAGGTGAGTCCCTCCTGAGCCCCTCGTGGCCGCTGTGCCTGAAGCCCCAGGTACACAAATGGATGTAGTGATGCGATACCGGAGACCTTTTGGGGTCGTGGCTACAGTCGACTTTGCCATCCAAaaggcaccaattcaagtcccaagCTGACTCTTTCTAGATTTTGTAAGAAGCatgtatttagttatttgaaaagcagagtgatggcaggagaggaaaagagagaatttttcaactgttgattcacttttcagatagcctcaacaactggggctggaccaggccacagccaggcccggggactccatctgagtctcccttgtgggtggcagggccgtTTGCTAGGATAGATGAGGCAGCCCAGCAGGAAAGTAGAGTAAACTGGCCCAGGCTGCACGGTCAGGGTACTGGGCAGGCTGCTTGCGCTGGCCGGTACAGCTCCTGCGTC
Coding sequences within it:
- the NLRP4 gene encoding NACHT, LRR and PYD domains-containing protein 4 encodes the protein MAASFFTDFGLLWYLEELKRKEFVQFKEHLKQETLQLGLEPIPWAKVKKASRADLADLMMKSYERRVWEVTFAVFHRLGRKDLCDRARSESTGHATLYQDHIRKKFSEWEPLAAAREVCNLMPSQAEWEFMSPLFAPGDAGEQAHTVVFQGSPGMGKTALMWKLLLAWAEGSLYQDRFTYIFYLCCHKLKPLAPMSLAELLARDWPDAAASAAEILALPERLLFMVDSLEELGCDLLEPESPLCSSWAEIQPIHVLLNSLLGKTLLPEASLLIATTPECAERLATRLQNPKIITLRGFSENHRKLYFCNWFQSNSRAMEAFRCVRENQYIFSMCQNPQLCWLTCASMKEEMDRGKDPALSCRCVTSLFVSFILNSFTPKGARGPPQQSRGQLKGLCSLAAEGVWTNMSTFSREALRRNGIMDSDVATLLDARVLRRRAAEDSYALLHVVVQEFCAVLFHLLQRGDHPHPAVQDVETLLLRFLSKSKSPWIFLGCFVFGLLNEREQERLDALFGCHRSQERKQQLLGLLQSLDEQQVNFALLFSCLAEIQDEAFVQQTMESFQEVEVAVVHPFQLAASAYCLGHCSGLRKLCLSIQNVFPEEDGGGQRSQPNLVLWRQICTVLTTNRHLYAFQVKDSSLPMSVVVALCHQLKQPKCRLQKLQMNNVSLHCEMWAFFEVLIHNPHLTCLDLSCTGLSQHSVKLLSKALKHPACNVRELLLVTCGLSPEDREVLAWVLTCSRKFKRLNLAGNSLGQGLQALSQGLCPPACTLEFLVLASCHLGEPCWEVLSEALQCSRKLTYLDLSANVLQDEGLRALSAALGRPSCPLQSLWLFYCGITAAGCEALASILPGCQGLKNLQVGGNSLGDASMKPLCEALAHPSCRLEILGLQLCGLTSACCLALSSALTSSKTLRSLDLSGNALDLSGLAVLASALRQPTCALEVLG